The following are encoded together in the Triticum dicoccoides isolate Atlit2015 ecotype Zavitan chromosome 6B, WEW_v2.0, whole genome shotgun sequence genome:
- the LOC119322658 gene encoding exopolygalacturonase-like yields MVMAGRSNAAAPAVAVAVALCAALLGSTAWALPPYQPLPLPKPPGGGAPSLPAGPLDIVMLGAKGDGKTDATQAVMKAWKNACGATGTQKIVIPPGNFLVGALELSGPCTSSIIIRLDGNLLGTGDLTAYKKNWIEVMRVDNFAINGHGVIDGQGPLVWEKNMCSKHYDCKILPNSLVLDYVNNATIRGITLKNAKFFHLNLFNCKNVLVENVEITAPGNSPNTDGIHMGDSEDVTIKATNIGVGDDCISIGPGTKHVKIHGSRCGPGHGISVGSLGRYKDEKDVEDIQVTNCTIKGATNGLRIKSYEDSKSAIRATRFVYDDVKMDNVSYPIVIDQKYCPNNICAKAPGASKVVVADIVFKNIVGTSATPEAVTLNCVNNVPCQGLQLVNVNLKYTGTNNKTMAVCKNAVGTSVNVVKELACL; encoded by the exons ATGGTAATGGCGGGAAGAAGCAATGCCGCCGccccggcggtggcggtggcggtggcgctgTGCGCGGCGCTGCTCGGGAGCACGGCGTGGGCGTTGCCGCCGTACCAGCCCCTGCCCCTGCCCAAGCCGCCCGGCGGCGGGGCGCCGTCGCTGCCGGCGGGGCCCCTGGACATCGTGATGCTTGGGGCCAAGGGCGACGGCAAGACGGACGCGACGCAGGCGGTGATGAAGGCGTGGAAGAACGCGTGCGGGGCGACGGGGACGCAGAAGATCGTGATCCCGCCGGGCAACTTCCTGGTGGGCGCGCTGGAGCTGTCGGGCCCCTGCACCTCCTCCATCATCATCCGGCTGGACGGCAACCTCCTCGGCACCGGCGACCTCACCGCCTACAAGAAGAACTGGATCGAGGTGATGCGCGTGGACAACTTCGCCATCAACGGCCACGGCGTCATCGACGGCCAGGGCCCCCTCGTGTGGGAGAAGAACATGTGCAGCAAGCACTACGACTGCAAGATCCTCCCCAAC AGCCTGGTGCTGGACTACGTGAACAACGCGACGATCCGCGGCATCACGCTCAAGAACGCAAAGTTCTTCCACCTCAACCTCTTCAACTGCAAGAACGTGCTGGTGGAGAACGTGGAGATCACGGCGCCCGGGAACAGCCCCAACACGGACGGCATCCACATGGGCGACTCGGAGGACGTGACCATCAAGGCGACCAACATCGGCGTCGGCGACGACTGCATCTCCATCGGGCCCGGCACCAAGCACGTCAAGATCCACGGCTCCCGGTGCGGCCCCGGCCACGGCATCAGCGTGGGCAGCCTGGGGCGGTACAAGGACGAGAAGGACGTGGAGGACATCCAGGTGACCAACTGCACCATCAAGGGCGCCACCAACGGGCTGCGGATCAAGTCGTACGAGGACTCCAAGTCGGCGATCAGGGCCACCCGCTTCGTGTACGACGACGTCAAGATGGACAACGTCTCCTACCCCATCGTCATCGACCAGAAGTACTGCCCCAACAACATCTGCGCCAAGGCCCCCGGCGCCTCCAAGGTGGTCGTCGCCGACATCGTCTTCAAGAACATCGTCGGCACCTCCGCCACGCCCGAGGCCGTCACGCTCAACTGCGTCAACAACGTGCCCTGCCAGGGCCTGCAGCTCGTCAACGTCAACCTCAAGTACACCGGCACCAACAACAAGACCATGGCCGTCTGCAAGAACGCCGTCGGCACGTCCGTCAACGTCGTCAAGGAGCTCGCATGCCTCTGA
- the LOC119322150 gene encoding copper-transporting ATPase HMA4-like — protein MERNGESHLKEPLLHAADGASPASARVSPRKERTTRKVMFNVRGMSCGSCAVSIETVVAGLKGVESIQVSTLQGQAVVQYSPEETDARTIKEAIEDINFEVDELQEQEIAVCRLRIKGMACTSCSESIERALLMVPGVKKAAVGLALEEAKVHFDPNITSRDLLIEAIEDAGFGADLISYGDDVNKMHLKLEGVSSPEDTKLIQSVLETVEGVNNVEWDTSGQTVTVAYDPDVTGPRLLIQRIQDAAEPPKCFNASLYSPPKQREVERHHEIMSYRNQFLWSCLFSVPVFLFAMVLPMLPPSGDWLFYKIYNNMTVGMLLRWLLCSPVQFIIGWRFYVGAYHALKRGYSNMDVLVALGTNAAYFYSVYIIVKALTSDTFEGQDLFETSSMLVSFILLGKYLEVVAKGKTSDALSKLTELAPETAVLLTLEKDGSVISEVEISTQLLQRNDFIKIVPGEKVPVDGVVIKGQSHVNESMITGEARPIAKKPGDKVIGGTVNDNGFIIVKATHVGSETALSQIVQLVEAAQLARAPVQRLADKISRFFVPTVVVAAFLTWLGWFIPGQLHLYPQQWIPKAMDSFELALQFGISVLVVACPCALGLATPTAVMVATGKGASLGVLIKGGNALEKAHKIKTIIFDKTGTLTKGKPSVVQTKTFSKIPLLELCDLTASAEANSEHPLSKAIVEYTKKLREQYGSPSDHMMDSKDFEVHPGAGVSANVEGKLVLVGNKRLMQEFEAPMSSEVEEYMSEMEDLARTCVLVAIDRVICGALAVSDPLKPEAGRVISHLSSMGITSIMVTGDNWATAKSIAKQVGISTVFAEIDPVGKAEKIKDLQTQGLAVAMVGDGVNDSPALAAADVGMAIGAGTDVAIEAADIVLMKSSLVDVITAIDLSRKTLAKIRLNYVWALGYNVLGMPIAAGVLFPFTGIRLPPWLAGACMAASSVSVVCSSLLLQLYKKPLHVEDVPIPAGPGDGGSNLV, from the exons ATGGAGCGGAATGGAGAGAGCCatctcaaggagccgcttctccacGCGGCCGATGGCGCTTCTCCTGCCTCCGCCAGGGTGTCCCCGCGCAAGGAGAGGACTACGAGGAAGGTCATGTTCAATGTCCGGGGCATGTCGTGCGGTTCCTGTGCCGTCTCGATAGAGACGGTGGTGGCGGGATTGAAGGGAGTCGAGAGCATCCAGGTCTCAACCCTTCAGGGCCAGGCTGTTGTTCAGTACAGCCCCGAGGAGACCGAT GCAAGAACCATAAAAGAAGCTATTGAGGATATCAACTTTGAGGTCGATGAACTCCAAGAACAAGAAATTGCCGTATGCAGGCTCCGGATAAAAGGAATGGCCTGTACAAGCTGTTCTGAATCTATTGAACGGGCACTTCTGATGGTACCTGGAGTTAAAAAAGCTGCAGTGGGGCTTGCCCTAGAGGAAGCCAaggtgcactttgatccaaatatTACCAGCCGTGATTTACTAATCGAGGCTATTGAGGATGCTGGATTTGGAGCTGATCTCATTAGTTATGGGGACGATGTGAACAAAATGCATCTAAAACTTGAGGGTGTGAGTTCTCCAGAAGACACCAAACTCATTCAATCGGTACTGGAAACTGTAGAGGGAGTGAATAATGTTGAATGGGACACATCAGGTCAAACAGTTACAGTTGCATATGACCCTGATGTCACTGGTCCACGATTACTTATTCAGCGCATTCAGGATGCTGCAGAGCCCCCTAAATGCTTTAATGCCAGCTTGTACTCACCACCAAAGCAAAGAGAAGTAGAACGCCACCATGAAATTATGAGTTACAGGAACCAATTTCTTTGGAGTTGCCTCTTTTCAGTTCCTGTGTTCCTGTTCGCGATGGTTCTGCCCATGCTCCCTCCTTCTGGAGATTGGCTGTTTTATAAAATCTACAACAACATGACGGTAGGTATGCTACTGCGGTGGTTGCTATGTTCTCCAGTTCAGTTCATTATTGGTTGGAG ATTTTACGTTGGAGCTTACCATGCACTGAAGCGAGGGTACTCTAACATGGATGTGCTGGTTGCTTTGGGAACAAATGCTGCGTACTTCTATTCTGTGTACATTATTGTCAAGGCACTAACATCAGACACGTTTGAAGGACAAGATCTTTTTGAAACTAGTTCGATGTTGGTATCTTTTATATTGCTGGGAAAATACCTTGAGGTGGTGGCAAAGGGGAAGACATCAGATGCTTTGTCAAAGCTGACAGAACTTGCACCAGAAACAGCTGTACTTCTCACACTGGAAAAGGATGGAAGTGTCATTTCAGAAGTGGAGATCAGCACCCAGTTACTTCAAAGAAACGATTTCATTAAGATTGTCCCTGGTGAAAAGGTCCCAGTTGATGGTGTTGTCATCAAAGGCCAAAGCCATGTTAATGAAAGTATGATAACTGGGGAAGCAAGGCCCATTGCAAAGAAACCAGGAGACAAG GTTATTGGTGGTACTGTAAACGATAACGGTTTCATAATTGTTAAGGCCACCCATGTTGGGTCAGAGACGGCTCTATCACAGATAGTCCAGCTAGTTGAAGCTGCTCAACTTGCAAGAGCTCCAGTACAGCGGTTGGCAGACAAGATTTCACGGTTTTTTGTTCCAACT GTTGTGGTGGCTGCATTTCTTACATGGCTTGGCTGGTTCATACCCGGGCAACTTCACCTCTACCCTCAGCAGTGGATTCCAAAGGCAATGGATAGTTTTGAGCTTGCTCTGCAGTTTGGAATATCTGTCCTAGTCGTTGCATGCCCGTGTGCTCTGGGATTAGCTACCCCAACTGCTGTTATGGTTGCTACTGGAAAAGGTGCTTCTCTAGGTGTTCTTATCAAAGGTGGCAACGCACTTGAGAAAGCTCACAAG ATTAAAACTATCATATTTGATAAAACTGGAACCCTGACTAAGGGTAAACCTTCTGTTGTTCAAACAAAGACCTTCTCCAAGATACCACTTCTAGAATTGTGTGATTTAACTGCCAGTGCTGAG GCAAACAGTGAGCATCCTCTATCAAAGGCTATTGTTGAATACACAAAGAAGCTCAGAGAACAATATGGATCTCCGAGTGATCATATGATGGATTCCAAAGATTTTGAGGTGCATCCAGGGGCGGGGGTCAGCGCGAATGTTGAAGGCAAGCTGGTTTTGGTTGGGAACAAAAGGCTCATGCAAGAATTTGAAGCTCCGATGAGCTCTGAAGTGGAGGAATACATGTCTGAAATGGAGGATCTTGCGAGGACCTGTGTGCTTGTTGCTATCGATAGGGTTATCTGCGGAGCTCTTGCCGTGTCGGATCCTCTGAAGCCTGAGGCAGGGCGTGTCATTTCACACCTTAGCTCAATGGGCATCACAAGCATCATGGTGACTGGCGACAACTGGGCTACAGCCAAATCCATAGCAAAGCAAGTCGGGATCAGCACCGTATTTGCTGAGATCGACCCAGTTGGAAAAGCCGAGAAAATCAAGGACTTGCAG ACGCAAGGACTGGCGGTGGCGATGGTGGGCGACGGGGTAAACGACTCGCCGGCCCTGGCCGCAGCGGACGTGGGCATGGCCATCGGCGCGGGCACGGACGTGGCCATCGAGGCTGCCGACATCGTCCTGATGAAGAGCAGCCTGGTGGACGTGATCACCGCCATCGACCTCTCGCGGAAGACCCTCGCCAAGATCCGGCTCAACTACGTCTGGGCCCTGGGCTACAACGTCCTGGGCATGCCGATCGCCGCTGGCGTCCTGTTCCCTTTCACGGGCATCCGGCTACCTCCCTGGCTCGCCGGAGCCTGCATGGCGGCCTCGTCGGTGAGCGTCGTCTGCTCgtcgctgctgctccagctctacaAGAAGCCGTTGCACGTCGAGGACGTGCCGATACCAGCAGGACCCGGCGATGGTGGCTCGAACCTGGTGTGA